The genomic region ATTATTATCATAATTCCTCTAGAGAGGAAGTCTATTAAGTATCATAAGCCATTTAAAGCACTTGATTTTTGGCTTGATCAGACTTTTCCATAGCATGCTGAAGGTCTTTTGCCACTACATAATAGGTAGATAAGAATACCATAAAATGTTAACATGCTTAATGATGGAAGCCTCATAAGCTAAGACATAGTGAATGTTACAAgccttaattttagccaaaatagtaCCATCAACCCATTTAAAAGACAAAAATCTATGAGAATCAACATCATAGTCTTTAGGAAGACTGAAATCAATACAAGCCTACTTAATCATGCTATAGGTTCTTTTTTGAGCAGGGGGGAGGTTAAATTTTGAGCTGAGATCTTCCCACGTGATAAGAGTATCATGTTCCAAAACATCAATAAGATATTTGATCCCTTTGTTGTCCTAGACTCTAGCCGTGCATCCCTGAGTAAGGGCCAAGGGTTTTCCAGTGTGGAAGAGGTTCCACCATAAGGATCTCTCGCCATGAATCAGGTCACCATTGTTGACACTAGTGTTGACTAAAAACCCCCTAACATGTTCCCAGGCTTTCCAAATAGACTTGAACACACACGTACCCTGGACAGAAACGAGAAAACCACCGGCCACAAGGTCAGTGAGAGCTAAACCCTTCCAAGACTTAGCATTCTTAGGGACAACCCTCTCAATATTATGTCTGATTAAAACCTTCCAAGGTTCCTGACCTTTGAGAGAATGGAAGATCCATTTAGCCGCAAGGGCAATACCTTGGATCCTAAGATCCTTTAATCCAAGGCCACCAAGAGATTTCTCAATATGGCACCACTTCCAGTTAATAGTGCGTAATTTATTATTTCCtttgccatcagaccaaaggaagcatCTAATAGCCTTTTGAATTTGTAAGATCTGATAGTTGCTAAACATCCAAGTAGAGGAGTAGTAGATattataggaggagaggattttttggcacACTTGAACCCTACCAGCTAGGGAGAGGAATCTATTGTTCCACTTACTAAGTTTCTTATCAATTTTCTCCTGAACCTAGAGCCACATATCTTTGAGGGAAGGGGACACCAAGAATGGAACTCCAAGGTATCTAACGATTTTGTTAGGACCACCCCATTGGTAGCCAAGGTGTCCAAACCAATTAGCGGGGTTATCCATCCAGCTAAGGAAGGTAGACTTGGTCTGGGAGATCTGAGCTTTAGAAACTGGCCCAAAGCATTGGATTTTAAGGTTAAGGTTATGCATGTTTTGCTTGGTGAGGTCAAGAAAAAGAGTTGTGTCATCTACAGGCTGAATATTCATCAACTCATTATCATCAGGGAGCCTAATCCCATTAACCTTTGAGGAGAGGGAGTTATCCCTAAGGAGGTAGAATAAAGCATCAGAGGCAATAACAAAGAGAGCAGGGGCCAAGGGGCAACCCTGTCTAATGGACCAAGAAAGCATAATGGAAGAGGAGAGGGAGCCATTAACATCAATCTGAGTAGAGGCGTCTTGAAGGAGGACCTTGAAATAAGTACAAATTTCACTAGGAAAGCCAAAGGCTTCAAGCATTGTAGTAataaagtcccattccaccctatcataggctttctcaaagtcaaggAGAAACATAGTAGTGTCTTGACCAGAAACTTTAGACCATTCCATGGCTTCCCAACTTGGGATGAGATTTTCCAaaatatacctacctttaatgaagTCGGTTTGGGTGGGGCAGATAAAATTGGGGAAGATCATTTCCAGTCGGATGGCCAACATTTTAGCCAGGATCTTATAGGACACATGGAGAAGGGTAATGGGTCTCCAGTTCTTAATGAGGGCTTTGTCACCATCCTTGGGTATGAGTTTAATAATGCCCTTATTGATAACATTACcaagggaaaccttacccaaagcCTCATTATATATATCAAGAAGATCAGAGCAAATCCAGTTGAGGTTGGCTTTGTAGAACTCAACTAGGAGCCCATCAGGCCCCGAAGCTTTGTCATTGTGGAGGGAGTTAATGGCTTTCTGAATTTCATCAATTGTGAAATTATGTTTAAGGAGGTAAGATTCCCCCTTAGGGATCCTATGGGAAATTATGGATTTGCATTTAAGTCTGAGGACCTTGGCAGCCTCAGAGTCATTAGAGGTGAAAATTTTTTGGTAGAAGAGGGCAAAGGCTTCTTTAATGTTGTCCAAATCAACAATAAGTCTAtcaatattttcccaaattttcttATGTTTAAGAAGATTAAAGAAAAAATTGGAGCCTTTATTGCCAAAATGGAGCCAATGGCTACGGGCTCTAATCATGGCCCCCTTGATCTTAACTTGCTGATgtaatctaagggcatccctagttTTGGCCACTTGGTTGGCAAGGTTAGGACAGGAAGGAGTCAACTGAATTTTATTTTCAAGGTGAAGCAGATTAAGATTAAGAGTCTTTTCCACAAATCTGAAGTCTTTGACCATTTTTTGACCAATAGTTTGCAAGAGTTTTTGCTAGGAAACAACATTATAATTCCACCTATCAATATGCAAAGCTAAGTTCTTATTATCTTTATTTAGGAGTCTGATGAGGTTAATGGCAACAAGAACATCAAGATCTTTCAGTAAATTAGTGTTAAGAATGAACTTCTTAGGCCCCACCACATTAGAAGGTAAGGAGTTAGCAAGTTTGATATGAGCAGTAATAGGGTGGTGATCTGAGAGAGTAAATGGCCAGAAAACAACAAAATTGCAATGGTTACTAGGGATAAATGAGAAAACATCTTTATTGGCATAAAAATGGTCAAGTCTACAATAAATTCTATTACAACCTTTTTGGAAATTGTGCCAAGTGTTCCAGAGACCCCTTGTATCGGTCTTATTACCAAGAAGAGGATCAAACAGGTTTTTCTTAAATTTCATTCTATCCCAATGCGATTTTTTAGAGCCTTTCCATTCAAAAGCATTACCCCCCATTTTATCATCACAATTCTCAATCATATTAAAGTCTCCACCAAGGATCTAGGGAATATCAAGTAAGGATGCAATCCAATCCCAAAGGGAACTTCTTTCCTTATAGTCATTGGATGCATAGATAGAGCACACCCCAATGAGGGTGTTGTCAATATTAATAGAGGCCCAAACAACCCTGTTACAGGGGGCACAACCCTTGTCAATAATATGGTATGACCATGTGGGGTTAATGAGCAGTCCAACACCACCTTTACCCCTGAggtgattggagaaaattttgatGGAGTCTTTCCTAATGAAATTAAGGTTAATATCCAAGGTAAAAATAATAGTTTTAAGCTCTTGAAGCATAAAAAATTCCAAGTCTTTATGAGAGTCCAAGAAGCATTTAACAATCCGCTTTTTGTCTGGGGGCTTCCAGCcctctaacattccatgagatgtacttCATGGTAAACAGGGGGTGTATTCCATGAGATGTCCTCTTCTATTGGGTTTGGAACAAGCCTCAGTTTGATCATCATGGtcttcactagaatcatcatctcCTTGAGAGACATTTTCAGAAGGAGGTACCGCGTATGTAGTAGGCTGGACCGGGGTATCATTCACTGCCATCCAAGGCATTTGTGTGGAGGATATGTTAGAGGGGAAAAAGACAGAATTTCTAGCAGCCCTAGTATCAGTAGTGATGAGCTGAATCACGTCATCAACATCAAGCTCTTTGAAGACTTTCGGAGGCAAACTCACACTAGACTCACTAGTAATACTGATATAGGGGGAGGGATCGACGAAGCCGAGGTTTTTCAGAGATGCGAATAGTCCTCGGGGAAGTAACAGAGCCAACACCCATATGGAAATCACTAGTGCACCTATCGGGGGTTTCAAAATTATTAATGGTACTCTTAACTTTTGAAAAACTAGCATCAACTGTAGGTGGAGTGAGATTTGCATTATTCTGAGCAGGGTTAACACCGACATTATTAGACTTAATCTTATCAATGGCTAATTGTTGTGCATTCTTCCTTCTACGCTTCTTAGACTTGTTTGTAATCATTTGAAAACTAGCTTGTTGTTCCGCACCTGGTTGTTCTATGTTATCTGTGATAGGGGAGCAAGGGGGAGCCGTATTGGTTTGAGAGATTTTAGGGCACGTATCTGGTATGGGTAGGTCAAGAATAGATGCAGGGGTGCTGCTCATGATAGGCTGGACCACAGGAGAGGATGGAGCTATAGGGTTAGGGGGGGACCAATGTTATCCGTATGAGTTCTTCGCGAGTTCAAACTTGAGGATTTCTTATTAAGAATTGGGCAATTTTTACGGACATGGCCATCTTTTTTACAGAGGAAACACGTGTTTAAACCCCCTAAAATTTCCAGAGGGCAGGAGAATATTTCTCCCTCAATATTGAGATTGAGAATATTAGGAATATCAATCCCAGGTTTAATGGAGATGAGCACTTTGGCATCGAGATGGGGCACGAGCCGTGGAGAGTCATCCATATGGACGAATTTACCAATGGGTTCCACAATTTGAGGGATAAATTTccacaaaaatggaggaatgttattgATAATTACCCACATAGGGCACGACAGAGCCAAGATTTCTTCAAAAATCGCCTTAGGAGACCAACCTAGGGCATGAAACAAAGTTTTACCAACATTCCAATACAATTTCTTAAGAACCTCTGACTGCATTTCATGcgtattaaaataaaaaatgaacagTCCTTTCTGAATTTGCTTACAGAATGAGATTTGAAATCCTAATTGTAAATTCCAATAgttatgaaaccaatcatccatAAATTTCCGAGGAGGGCATTTATCAGTATCCACAGATGCAAAAAAAATTGCAGTGTCTTTCAACCTAGTTTTTTCATAGCAATTTCATTGGCCATAGAATCATTAGGTGAAATGGAGATAGTGTTGGAGTCAAGGCCAAGGTCCATACCATCTGGACTCGCTCCACCATCTCCATCGATGACAATGAATCTAGCATCTTGGTCAATTATCAATGAAACCCTACCCACGACTTCACTGAAGGTTTTTTTTGGTTGCAGAGGGGGTTGGGAGGAAGTAGGTGAAGGATGAGACTAAGGGTCTCCATCCGTTTCCACCTCCATTAGGGCAGACAAAGATTCACATGCAAAAGAAGCAATTAAAATGAAAGACGCAAAGTAAAGAAGAGCATTAAATGAACAGTATAAGGGAGAATTGTCTGCAAACCACGTGGAGGAGGGAGTCCTCCTCCAAAACCACCGAGTGTTCACGCGCCTTAATCTAGGTGTGACGATCCGCTTGCAGCAGTCCTCTTGTTGGATTTTAGCTTCACGCAATTCGTCGTTCATGCCTTCACTGTTCACGCCTGGTTTTTGCCCTTTGCGCAGAGCAGAGAGATTAATCCATCATGCAAAGCACTGTCGCCCTTCACGTAGAGCTGTGGAGTGGTAAAAAAATAGACAACTTTCGCCCTTCACACAGAGCAAACATCGTAGGGTCGACGATATTTTCACGCAGAGCCGATCGTTGCACTTTTCATTCACATATCCAATGAATCGGTTGTTATTCGCAGAGCATACCATTGTTATTCGCAGAGCAGACCCATCTTTTTATGCGCAGGGCAGACCGTTGTTATTCGCAGAGCAGACTATTTACATATAATTTGTTATAAATTTAGTTGAAAATAGAAATTAATTTTTACAAGtttctttaattattttaaaatgataGAAATTAatctattaaaatataaattatataatatcaaTGACATAAAACTAAGTGATAATATTAGTATAAGTTAAcatattttctattattttatgtgttttaaaaaaataaacaaacataaacaATATGGGAAtgtgataatttaaaaaaaaacacacatAATGAAAttaagaaacaacaagaagaaataGACAAACGTGTAAATTACAGAATACcaatgataaaaaaattatattatttgagGATGATCTAGAAAAAAGATAGTAAAAATTAAATTGCACAATATTAATGTCTTGACAAAATCAATAGTTGAATCATTCTCTTAGCATGCCAAGACAACTAATGCATCGAAATTACATATTTGTATGGTTGTGTGAAAAGAACTCACTACTAAAAGATGAGTATTCACTACTAAGtctatttttagttttttatttataGTCTATatgtaatattttaaattttttattgtattactttttaaaataaaatattagataGTTTTTAGATATGATTTTTaacttattattatatattaatttaaaaattaaatttttaattgtcaTAACAAATTTAATACATTTATTTTATCTCTTTAAATTCACCCAAACTACTAttctaattattattaatttaaattacTACCAGCCTtaaaatcacacacactaagcaacatattaagcttaaAGAATGTCAGTCAATTATGAAAGTTTAAcatttttaaatctagaaatacaaGCTTAATGTGTGGTTTAAACAATCTAATAAATTACTAACAATAAAACATGCCCTTTTAATCTTACCCCAGAAATGGTAAATACAAGATATAATGATATCTTTGAATAGCCATCTAGGTTCAAAGATCAGTTTATGATATCTTTGAATAACCATCTAGGTATGAAGTTCAAAGATCAGTTTAATATCAATCTGAATGTGACTTATTTATAACAGATATATGTTCCAGAACAACAAATCGAAATAACAAACAAACAGATTTGAATTCCGATTTCAAAGATCAGTTTATCATTGATCCAAATATATaacttatttaatatatttaatggcACTAACCAGAGAGGCTTATGTTAAAAAGGTTTGATCCCTGAACAAACAGCAAAGCATAAAGTACCCAATATTCAAATATGTCCCTGGTCTGCAACATTGTTAACGACAAGTAGAGCATCATCAATCAACATTGCAAGATAATCTGTCTTAGCCTTAACTGCGGAAAGCAAGGAAACGTGGGTTTCTTGCAGCCCAGTGACACAATTATCTTGATTAGTCTCTCCACCACTCAGCCATGTCATCACATCTGCTATATATTCATTAAAATTGGCATCAGATAATCGCCTTAATTTTGACTCTGAGTCATGAAGTTCATCCCTTGTATCTTCCAAGAGCTCCACGCAGTCTTTAAGACCAGAAACATTGGGATTTCTTTCTCGGAGATCATCAATGAAATCATAAACTGGTTTCACCTCTTCAATGCACAAATGGACTGCAATAACAGAAAGATGGGCTAAATCTGCCTGCAAAGCCCCGGGAGCTTTGGACAAAGATGAAATGCAAAAGTCTCTATCGAAGGAATCATTACAGGCCTTGATGATGGTATCAGAAGTAGAAGTGGCAGCCCAGACTCCATTAATTGCAAAAACCATGATTGCCCACAACAGGCCACTTCTGAAGAACGCCATGCTTGGATTCTGCAAATGAAGTGAAAAATGAATATAAATGAAGTAAATCAAAATCTCTGTGTAGATATAATAAAAGAGGACGATAAGGGACAACGTGCATTGATGAGAAGAGAGCGTGGGTAAGCAAAGGGAGTTTGTGCAGTTATATAAGCATGGAATCCTTACCCAAGGGACAATCTTTATGACTTCATTAAATTAAGGAAAAAATGAattagaggagaagaaaaataGCTGAATGGTGTGGAGGAGAAGCATGCAGAGAGACTGGCTGGAAAAACATGAAGAGAAATGACAAATAAATTCGCGTGAGTAAAAAGGTGGTGGAAAGATGACCTCCAAAAGGGAGAAGGCGGAGAAAAACCGCATGAGAGAAGGGCAGGAAATAGGAAATGAAGGAAAAAAACAGGCAAAAATCATGGTACAATCTGACGATGTGTGGAAGAATATAGGGGAGAACATCAATAGGTGAGAGGGGTCCATGCTATTGTAGTTGAAAAAAATGGATATAATAGTGGTATCTTATAAGCATCATGCCAATGCTTATCACCAAAAAAGTATTTCTAAAATtcttaaaataatcaattatgtgATCAGTGCACGAGTAAACACAAGTTAGTGCACAAGTAAATACCTATTGGTCTTATCACAATTTGGGACACATTCACAAAAATGCATCCTGATGTGACATCATATTTGGCCACGTGGActtgaaaatgattttttaaatagAGGACTTGATGAGTCAATTGTTGTACAAAATtgggaataatttgaaatgtccacATAGGGTTTTGCGAATCACAAAGTTAGAGTACACATGAATAGGGTCCTCTCCCCTACCACAATTCAAGGGCTTTCATCACATTTAATTGAGTACAAACAAGTTTTAAATGGAAATGTGAGTCTCCATACAATTTGTAGTGAAAGGAATATAAAGGCTTAGCTGCATTAATATAGTGATCGATGCTTTGGAAAATGGTCTTAGTAGTTTTCGAGACTATTTGTTGATTATTTTTAATTGTATATTTTAGGTTGTGAGCCCAAATAAAACCCCCATCTTAGTAATAGTGTGAATAGTGCGACTCTGGTCAAGACTGAGTTGTAGAATTGAGAGACTTCAAATTTTATTAAGAAATACCATGAAAATCCCAAGGGTGTTCATTAATAAGGTGGCACAGAGGTTTAAATTGGATCTATAGTTGCATTGATCTCCTTATATTGTGTACTAGGAATATGACTTAATACAAACTTAGAATTACAATTGCATAATAACATTAGGAAGAATGACATTAGTATGTAGTATTTAAATAACCTACTATTAAATATATCTTAGCATAACAAGTTGATACCCTTGATAGTCTAGCTCAAACTAATGGATTAGAGCTTTACCTAACTCTATGATGTTAATTGATCTCTTAAGTAGAATAACCTTGACAGGAAAACTATCATGGGAACAATGGAAAGGGTAATATGATTTGTTGGATGATGATATGTTGTGTAGAAATCATGACTAAGGTAGTTATATATCTATGTTGTAATAACTATGATATTTTAGACATGGATAATATTGAAAACAAAACTAGAATCGCTTTGCAATTAGACTAGTCAAAGAGGTGGCAACCCATTTCTTTTGTAATTGACACTACAATATGATGCAATTCTCTTGGGTCTCATCACCAACCTTACATATTAACAAGGATAAATCCTAACAAAGATATCCAATCAATAACTAAGTAACATGACACTAATTCTCTTGCGGGTTGTGATTTCATGTTTAAGTGAATGAGTAGCAAAGTCTACCTATGAATGTTTTTGTAAAGGTAATTTACCATTTAGGCTTATTATATTTGTTAATCCAATTAGATGTTTGGGACATTGCATAGTTGTTGTCTTATGAATAATAAAGGTGTTGAAGTTTATTTCAAATCTTGACAAGTGTGGATGGAAGTGTCATGGTATAGGTTCACTAATCTGAGAAACAGTGAGTATGTATCATCTAAGAGACCCAATATGGAGAACTAGATATGATTTTTCTGCATTTGGAAGTAGGTACATAGGTAGTCTTGGTGAAGGAAGCCTCTATGACCTCAAGATCATAGCAGAAGGGTATGGGGAGGATAACTCAAAATTTTAAAGCGGTTGTTTCCAATTAGTTTGACCTTCCTTCTTTAGTAGGCTTTAGATGAGGCTGAATAAGTATTAGATGGttaagaaagagttaagaaaacctTATAATTTGTATTTAATACATGATATGCTTCTAATTAGAAAGCTAAAGGAAGTGAATGTGTTGACTACTTTATAGTCAGTATTTGTTAAGGGTACATGTTGAGTGGAGACCATCTTGAGTTGGTTCTATGTGATTGTTATGTGTTTGTGAAGCTTAACCCCAAGCCTATAGAAATATCTATATAAACTCCTAAGTTAGTCGATTGTGATATACTTATCAAATTGTTTAATAATGTAAATATCATTTTGTATGTCTCCCACAAGCATGAACCATCAGGATATTTATATAGTGACAAGCAGTCATTTAATCGTGTTGATGATCGATGTCTAGTCTATTATAAGTGTTTAGTCAGCATTCACGTAGCAGAGGTGATGTTGCCAATGACTAATCTTAGATATGATACATTAATATTTAGCATGTTGTTATTGGATTGTGTCAATGGTAGATGCCTAGAGCCATTGTTATATCATTTGGATCAATCAATGTTCACCTGGTTCAAAGAGGTGAAGGATTGCTAGAGGATATCCATGATTTGATAGAGTAACGGTTGCACATGTAGTTACCTTGCCATCAGGGTAGTGGTAACTGGAGGTAATCATTGTATAGGGGGGTCTACTAGTAGTCACCTATAGCATAGGGGTGATTGATACCAAGTGTTACCCAAGATTGTGAAGCAGAAGAAGATAGATGATAGTATCACTAAGGTCATGAAGTGTTATATGTTAGAAGCTACTTCTTTATGATTGGATAGACTAAAATTAGAATGCACTAGACTATCTTGGTTCACTAATTAATAAAATCCTTGAGATTTATGACAAACCTATAGTGTAGTATGACATGTACCAAATCATCTTCACATTTGTTAGATGGTATATTTGACCCTATTGGGCTAAATATGAAGCCATGTTGTAGTATGAGATGCACTAAATCTTCTTCCCAATTATCCACTAGCATATAACACCACTTGGAAAAGAATGGGATGCATGGTGTAGTCCACAACACACTAACATTCATTTTCTATCTAGGATGCACTATGGATAGGAGATAATTATCCATTATGGATGAGCCAATCACTACCTCCTAATGATGCCTATATGATCTAGTCATGATTTTATTTATGATGCCTATATGATTTAGGTGCTATTGTATTTGTGATGCCTATATGATCTAGTCACTATTTTGTTTCCAATGCTTAAATATGATCTATTTGGTATCATCTTTGTAATGTCTATATAATATAGTCAATATTTTTTGCCTTGCCTATATGATCTAGTTGCTATTGCCTTTGTGATGCCTATGTGAGTTAGTAGTCATCGTATTGGTGGTGTTTGTATGAGCCAACCATTATTTTCTTTGTGATTTTGGTACGAGTGACTCATTATGTATCAGTGATGTTTGATGGACATACTCACAATGTATGTGATGTATAGTAGATCTAGTCATCTTGTGTACCTATGATGTGTATGAGCTAGTCCCTTGTGTATATGTGATGTATTCTTGAGATAGTCATTGGGTGTGTGATATGTGATATGACcactatatatatgcatgtgtgtgtgtatgtttagaAACTAATGATTGGTAATGTTAAGTATGAAATCAACACTTGATGATAATGGTAATGCTCTTATTGTAATAGAACTAAGTTAATAGATTCACTTAGTAGTCAAGATTTAAAGAGAGATTAGAGATCTCATCAAGAGGAGAGAATGGACTCCCTCTAAGTGCAAACTTGGAAGCCTCTGACTTCCCATGAGATGATACATAGGCAAGGCCATCATGAATGGACTCTCGAGGCTAGTTTTGGTTCTATGGATAAACCTATTTATGAgagtttaatatttttaaattaatcatATAAGTGGTTTCTCAAGTTGACACAAATAGGGTTAAGAAAAATTTATGAAGTAAAGACTTCTAAAATAGATGAAAAATATTTGGTTAATTAAGTTTTGATTACTTAAGCAGTGAAAAGGGCTTAGACCCATTACAAGACTGCCATCAAGAAAAATGGAATGAATCTCACTAGAAGTGAgattaatcaaaaaataaaaaatagaaag from Cryptomeria japonica chromosome 3, Sugi_1.0, whole genome shotgun sequence harbors:
- the LOC131043361 gene encoding pectinesterase inhibitor 10-like, with amino-acid sequence MAFFRSGLLWAIMVFAINGVWAATSTSDTIIKACNDSFDRDFCISSLSKAPGALQADLAHLSVIAVHLCIEEVKPVYDFIDDLRERNPNVSGLKDCVELLEDTRDELHDSESKLRRLSDANFNEYIADVMTWLSGGETNQDNCVTGLQETHVSLLSAVKAKTDYLAMLIDDALLVVNNVADQGHI